One window of Acipenser ruthenus chromosome 52, fAciRut3.2 maternal haplotype, whole genome shotgun sequence genomic DNA carries:
- the LOC117965690 gene encoding SUN domain-containing protein 2-like isoform X1: MSRRSQRLVKGRYYQGEDDSISNSSTGSASGNPVSYRESPVRIFKKKSTTKRQTPQYSAYTSNESLASYTSDALEEPIKNWVSNVSMRNGSPGSRGSSKDKLLSSSGSTSPASDLLPPSSLLYNSNAYSDRVPASRKALSDTSSNRSSTYESHAPHIDPFGNSSGYSSEEDYIGRQQSDAGTAQGFALRDVLLLPGKAMGMLFWWLGTAWYCLTSGASLLDVFVLTRQSHFLKKAVVFLLALLLLGVGLWYLYPLVWNQSDTVVPDPVWKIVDESKAALSQDSKAPASKQVKQDSALLTRLAAVERQLLTLSSLRESALEKVESMERELEREKEEHGKQRERALTSEGVTKLIHTAIGERQGRVQEEERERVKEEIKLLLQDREEKWREELEQLHHKSERVQTELSQMKSGFQGRLSEDHTRLLSELSRLEQQLHALRSEVTGLTSAQSTMQRELETLPATLHTMKTQVQSEVGQWLKQYLSETEGGAAASLVEREELQGALQELESRILERLSEERARRESDTIGMAHSIGDTLHLAGVGGVTEQAVHRIVQRAINLYRADGIGLVDYALESAGASVISTRCSETYETKTALLSLFGIPLWYHSQSPRVVIQPDVLPGNCWAFRGSHGFVVIELASRIRPTAVTLEHIPKSISPMGKIDSAPRDFAVYGLDIDSQEEGTLLGRFTYDQDGDPLQTYQLKANQMGSFGLVEFRVLSNWGHPEYTCVYRFRVHGEPVK; encoded by the exons ATGTCCCGGCGTAGCCAGCGCCTGGTCAAGGGGAGGTACTACCAGGGCGAGGATGATTCCATCAGCAACAGCTCCACCGGATCAGCTTCAGGGAACCCTGTGTCCTACAGAGAGAGCCCAGTCAG GATATTTAAGAAGAAGAGCACCACTAAACGTCAGACACCCCAGTACTCCGCCTACACCTCCAACGAATCACTGGCCAGCTACACCAGTGATGCCCTGGAGGAGCCCATCAAAAACTGGG TTAGCAACGTGAGCATGCGGAACGGCAGTCCAGGTTCCAGGGGGAGCAGCAAAGACAAACTGCTCTCCTCTTCAGGGTCCACGAGTCCAGCCTCGGACCTGCTGCCTCCCTCCAGCCTCCTCTACAACAGCAACGCCTACAGTGACAGAGTGCCAgcgagcaggaaagcactgagcgACACCAGCAGCAACCGCAGCTCCACCTACGAGAGCCACGCACCCCACATCGACCCCTTCGGAAACTCCTCAGGGTACTCGTCAGAGGAAGACTACATCG gtCGACAGCAGTCTGATGCAGGTACAGCCCAGGGATTTGCTTTGAGGGATGTCCTACTCTTACCAG GCAAGGCGATGGGCATGCTGTTCTGGTGGCTGGGGACGGCCTGGTACTGTCTGACCAGTGGGGCCTCGCTGCTAGACGTGTTTGTACTGACCAG gCAGAGTCACTTCCTGAAGAAGGCTGTGGTGTTTCTCTTGGCTCTGCTCCTGCTTGGCGTTG GGCTCTGGTACTTGTACCCTCTGGTCTGGAACCAGTCTGACACAGTGGTACCAGACCCGGTTTGGAAGATAGTTGACGAGTCCAAAGCGGCGCTGTCTCAGGATAGCAAAGCACCGGCATCAAAGCAGGTAAAACAG GACTCGGCACTATTGACCCGGCTGGCTGCGGTGGAGAGGCAGCTGCTCACCCTGAGTTCTCTCCGAGAGTCAGCGCTGGAGAAGGTGGAGAGCATGGAGagggagctggagagagagaaggaggagcaTGGCAAGCAGAGGGAGAGAGCCCTGACCAGCGAGGGCGTGACTAAACTCATCCACACCGCCATCGGAGAGAGACAGGGCAGAGTccaagaggaggagagggagagggtcaag GAGGAGATTAAGCTTTTACTGCAGGACAGGGAGGAGAAGTGGAGGGAAGAGCTGGAGCAGCTCCATCACAAATCAGAG AGAGTTCAAACCGAGCTGTCTCAGATGAAATCTGGATTCCaagg CCGCCTGTCTGAAGATCACACCAGGCTGCTCTCTGAGCTGTCCCgtctggagcagcagctccacgCTCTGCGCAGCGAAGTGACCGGACTGACCAGCGCCCAGAGCACCATGCAGAGGGAGCTGGAGACACTGCCCGCCACGCTGCACACCATGAAGACTCAG gtgcaGTCGGAGGTTGGGCAGTGGCTGAAGCAGTACCTCTCCGAGACAGAGGGGGGCGCTGCTGCGTCGCTGGTGGAGCGGGAGGAGCTGCAGGGGGCGCTGCAGGAGCTGGAGAGCAGGATCCTGGAGAGACTGTCTGAGGAGAGAGCGCGCAGAGAGTCGGACACCATCGGAATGGCGCACTCCATCGGAGACACCTTGCACCTGGCTGGTGTGGGCGGAGTCACAGAGCAG gctgTGCACAGGATAGTGCAGCGCGCTATTAATCTGTACAGAGCTGATGGGATCGGACTGGTAGACTATGCCTTGGAGTCAGCAG GTGCCAGTGTGATCAGCACGCGCTGCTCAGAAACCTATGAGACGAAGACCGCTCTGCTCAGTCTGTTTGGCATCCCTCTGTGGTATCACTCCCAGTCTCCGCGCGTGGTTATACAG CCAGATGTGCTCCCCGGTAACTGTTGGGCGTTTCGGGGGTCTCATGGTTTCGTGGTGATTGAACTGGCCTCTCGCATTCGCCCCACTGCTGTGACTCTAGAACACATCCCCAAATCCATCTCTCCCATGGGCAAGATCGACAGCGCACCCCGGGACTTTGCAGTCTAC GGTTTGGACATTGACTCTCAAGAAGAGGGCACTCTTTTGGGACGTTTTACTTACGATCAGGATGGAGACCCTCTTCAGACCTACCAGCTAAAG
- the LOC117965690 gene encoding SUN domain-containing protein 2-like isoform X2, translating into MSRRSQRLVKGRYYQGEDDSISNSSTGSASGNPVSYRESPVRIFKKKSTTKRQTPQYSAYTSNESLASYTSDALEEPIKNWVSNVSMRNGSPGSRGSSKDKLLSSSGSTSPASDLLPPSSLLYNSNAYSDRVPASRKALSDTSSNRSSTYESHAPHIDPFGNSSGYSSEEDYIGRQQSDAGTAQGFALRDVLLLPGKAMGMLFWWLGTAWYCLTSGASLLDVFVLTRQSHFLKKAVVFLLALLLLGVGLWYLYPLVWNQSDTVVPDPVWKIVDESKAALSQDSKAPASKQDSALLTRLAAVERQLLTLSSLRESALEKVESMERELEREKEEHGKQRERALTSEGVTKLIHTAIGERQGRVQEEERERVKEEIKLLLQDREEKWREELEQLHHKSERVQTELSQMKSGFQGRLSEDHTRLLSELSRLEQQLHALRSEVTGLTSAQSTMQRELETLPATLHTMKTQVQSEVGQWLKQYLSETEGGAAASLVEREELQGALQELESRILERLSEERARRESDTIGMAHSIGDTLHLAGVGGVTEQAVHRIVQRAINLYRADGIGLVDYALESAGASVISTRCSETYETKTALLSLFGIPLWYHSQSPRVVIQPDVLPGNCWAFRGSHGFVVIELASRIRPTAVTLEHIPKSISPMGKIDSAPRDFAVYGLDIDSQEEGTLLGRFTYDQDGDPLQTYQLKANQMGSFGLVEFRVLSNWGHPEYTCVYRFRVHGEPVK; encoded by the exons ATGTCCCGGCGTAGCCAGCGCCTGGTCAAGGGGAGGTACTACCAGGGCGAGGATGATTCCATCAGCAACAGCTCCACCGGATCAGCTTCAGGGAACCCTGTGTCCTACAGAGAGAGCCCAGTCAG GATATTTAAGAAGAAGAGCACCACTAAACGTCAGACACCCCAGTACTCCGCCTACACCTCCAACGAATCACTGGCCAGCTACACCAGTGATGCCCTGGAGGAGCCCATCAAAAACTGGG TTAGCAACGTGAGCATGCGGAACGGCAGTCCAGGTTCCAGGGGGAGCAGCAAAGACAAACTGCTCTCCTCTTCAGGGTCCACGAGTCCAGCCTCGGACCTGCTGCCTCCCTCCAGCCTCCTCTACAACAGCAACGCCTACAGTGACAGAGTGCCAgcgagcaggaaagcactgagcgACACCAGCAGCAACCGCAGCTCCACCTACGAGAGCCACGCACCCCACATCGACCCCTTCGGAAACTCCTCAGGGTACTCGTCAGAGGAAGACTACATCG gtCGACAGCAGTCTGATGCAGGTACAGCCCAGGGATTTGCTTTGAGGGATGTCCTACTCTTACCAG GCAAGGCGATGGGCATGCTGTTCTGGTGGCTGGGGACGGCCTGGTACTGTCTGACCAGTGGGGCCTCGCTGCTAGACGTGTTTGTACTGACCAG gCAGAGTCACTTCCTGAAGAAGGCTGTGGTGTTTCTCTTGGCTCTGCTCCTGCTTGGCGTTG GGCTCTGGTACTTGTACCCTCTGGTCTGGAACCAGTCTGACACAGTGGTACCAGACCCGGTTTGGAAGATAGTTGACGAGTCCAAAGCGGCGCTGTCTCAGGATAGCAAAGCACCGGCATCAAAGCAG GACTCGGCACTATTGACCCGGCTGGCTGCGGTGGAGAGGCAGCTGCTCACCCTGAGTTCTCTCCGAGAGTCAGCGCTGGAGAAGGTGGAGAGCATGGAGagggagctggagagagagaaggaggagcaTGGCAAGCAGAGGGAGAGAGCCCTGACCAGCGAGGGCGTGACTAAACTCATCCACACCGCCATCGGAGAGAGACAGGGCAGAGTccaagaggaggagagggagagggtcaag GAGGAGATTAAGCTTTTACTGCAGGACAGGGAGGAGAAGTGGAGGGAAGAGCTGGAGCAGCTCCATCACAAATCAGAG AGAGTTCAAACCGAGCTGTCTCAGATGAAATCTGGATTCCaagg CCGCCTGTCTGAAGATCACACCAGGCTGCTCTCTGAGCTGTCCCgtctggagcagcagctccacgCTCTGCGCAGCGAAGTGACCGGACTGACCAGCGCCCAGAGCACCATGCAGAGGGAGCTGGAGACACTGCCCGCCACGCTGCACACCATGAAGACTCAG gtgcaGTCGGAGGTTGGGCAGTGGCTGAAGCAGTACCTCTCCGAGACAGAGGGGGGCGCTGCTGCGTCGCTGGTGGAGCGGGAGGAGCTGCAGGGGGCGCTGCAGGAGCTGGAGAGCAGGATCCTGGAGAGACTGTCTGAGGAGAGAGCGCGCAGAGAGTCGGACACCATCGGAATGGCGCACTCCATCGGAGACACCTTGCACCTGGCTGGTGTGGGCGGAGTCACAGAGCAG gctgTGCACAGGATAGTGCAGCGCGCTATTAATCTGTACAGAGCTGATGGGATCGGACTGGTAGACTATGCCTTGGAGTCAGCAG GTGCCAGTGTGATCAGCACGCGCTGCTCAGAAACCTATGAGACGAAGACCGCTCTGCTCAGTCTGTTTGGCATCCCTCTGTGGTATCACTCCCAGTCTCCGCGCGTGGTTATACAG CCAGATGTGCTCCCCGGTAACTGTTGGGCGTTTCGGGGGTCTCATGGTTTCGTGGTGATTGAACTGGCCTCTCGCATTCGCCCCACTGCTGTGACTCTAGAACACATCCCCAAATCCATCTCTCCCATGGGCAAGATCGACAGCGCACCCCGGGACTTTGCAGTCTAC GGTTTGGACATTGACTCTCAAGAAGAGGGCACTCTTTTGGGACGTTTTACTTACGATCAGGATGGAGACCCTCTTCAGACCTACCAGCTAAAG